The following are encoded in a window of Armatimonas rosea genomic DNA:
- a CDS encoding DUF1559 domain-containing protein, which yields MRPRSGFTLIELLVVIAIIAILAAILFPVFAQAREKARQTSCASNLRQLGLAVLQYVQDYDERFPLIGYPTSTSPFYSNWHDLLDPYAKNAQISLCPSSLIPKTDSNGKTSTHFGYNAVYLTGIRLDFSNYQTAAGVALAEINTPTETVLLTDAQASITSFCGPDGKYLLPPSNPTTPCWGRPATVHSKGVNIQWTDGHIKWQRPEAFYANQTPTDKFFDLQ from the coding sequence ATGCGTCCCCGCTCCGGTTTCACCCTCATCGAGCTCCTGGTTGTGATCGCCATCATCGCGATTCTCGCAGCGATTCTCTTCCCGGTCTTTGCCCAAGCTCGGGAGAAGGCGCGCCAGACCTCCTGCGCGAGTAACCTGCGGCAGCTCGGGCTGGCGGTGCTTCAGTATGTCCAGGACTATGACGAGCGCTTCCCCCTGATCGGCTACCCGACTAGCACGTCGCCGTTTTACTCGAACTGGCACGATCTTCTGGACCCCTACGCCAAGAACGCCCAGATCAGCCTCTGCCCCAGCAGCCTCATCCCCAAGACCGACTCCAACGGCAAGACCAGCACGCACTTTGGCTACAACGCGGTCTACCTCACGGGCATCAGGCTGGACTTCTCCAACTACCAGACCGCCGCCGGAGTCGCGCTTGCGGAGATCAACACCCCCACCGAGACCGTCCTGCTCACCGATGCCCAAGCCAGCATCACCAGCTTCTGCGGCCCCGACGGCAAGTACCTGCTGCCCCCGAGCAACCCGACCACCCCCTGCTGGGGTCGCCCCGCCACGGTGCACAGCAAGGGAGTCAATATCCAGTGGACCGACGGCCACATCAAGTGGCAGCGCCCCGAGGCCTTCTACGCCAACCAAACCCCCACCGATAAGTTCTTCGACCTACAGTGA
- a CDS encoding alpha/beta fold hydrolase, which produces MRQQKDPVAARYETGQRLRQFELLWETATPEQKRQVLPLVNQAVMGFFAGGPAASAKPLDLASAQLFRSSESFRPHPWVASLAVTPSVRLLDSGAKFVTLTLASLYETSEKAPEAVTFTVGPTGVVSIRSSSVVVQSLKALPQTLTYPLDNYRGGEGEPSLSVEVDAGADPRRSIGSRLLNLALVKDLGVRLAALESSKEPSVVHLRGTLKKLAAGEALETDFPGLKLLRDAEAAAKSAPLWGKKRPGQFWLTLAKAPVRLLAPKAVASGKPLPLVIALHGAGGSENMFFDTYGAGKLVRLCEERGWLLLTLRNGAGLGQLPELLAELGTLYPYDPKRVFLTGHSMGAAMAVQAAQANPKLFAAVAVLGGGGAVRSDPGTLPPFLVGAGEADFGKPMAQSLAKALKIECKVYPHCEHLTVVQDALGDVIAFFGKH; this is translated from the coding sequence ATGAGGCAACAAAAAGACCCCGTCGCGGCGCGCTACGAGACCGGCCAGCGCCTGCGTCAGTTCGAGCTACTCTGGGAGACGGCGACTCCTGAGCAGAAGCGCCAGGTCCTGCCGCTGGTCAATCAGGCCGTGATGGGCTTCTTTGCGGGCGGCCCCGCCGCCAGTGCGAAACCTCTGGACCTGGCATCGGCCCAGCTCTTCCGGAGTAGTGAGAGTTTTCGACCGCACCCGTGGGTTGCATCGCTGGCCGTCACCCCCTCAGTGCGGCTCCTAGACAGTGGAGCCAAGTTCGTCACTCTCACCCTCGCGTCGCTCTACGAGACCTCCGAGAAAGCTCCGGAAGCGGTCACGTTCACGGTTGGCCCGACGGGAGTCGTTTCAATACGATCATCGAGTGTAGTAGTGCAATCGCTCAAGGCACTCCCGCAGACCCTCACGTATCCTCTGGATAATTATCGTGGTGGCGAAGGCGAACCCTCCCTCAGTGTTGAGGTAGATGCTGGAGCCGACCCTCGCCGGAGTATTGGTAGCAGGTTGTTGAACCTGGCGCTCGTCAAAGATCTCGGTGTGCGACTGGCGGCACTGGAGAGTAGTAAAGAGCCGTCGGTGGTGCACCTGCGCGGGACCCTCAAAAAGCTTGCGGCGGGCGAGGCGCTGGAGACGGACTTTCCGGGGCTGAAGCTCCTGCGGGATGCCGAGGCGGCGGCGAAGAGTGCGCCGCTCTGGGGGAAGAAGCGCCCCGGGCAGTTCTGGCTGACGCTGGCCAAGGCCCCTGTGCGGCTGCTCGCCCCCAAGGCGGTAGCGTCCGGCAAGCCCCTGCCGCTGGTGATCGCGCTCCATGGGGCGGGCGGCTCGGAGAACATGTTCTTCGATACCTACGGCGCGGGCAAGCTCGTGCGGCTCTGTGAGGAGCGGGGCTGGCTCTTGCTGACCCTGCGAAACGGCGCGGGGCTGGGCCAGCTCCCCGAGCTTCTCGCCGAGCTCGGCACGCTCTACCCCTACGACCCCAAGCGTGTCTTTTTGACCGGGCACTCGATGGGGGCGGCGATGGCGGTGCAGGCGGCGCAGGCCAATCCCAAGCTCTTTGCCGCGGTTGCCGTGCTGGGCGGCGGTGGCGCGGTGCGCTCCGATCCCGGCACGCTCCCCCCGTTTCTGGTCGGGGCGGGCGAGGCGGACTTTGGCAAGCCCATGGCCCAGAGCCTCGCCAAGGCGCTCAAGATAGAGTGCAAGGTCTACCCCCACTGCGAGCACCTGACAGTGGTCCAAGACGCTCTGGGAGATGTTATCGCGTTCTTTGGCAAGCACTGA